A genome region from Maridesulfovibrio salexigens DSM 2638 includes the following:
- a CDS encoding right-handed parallel beta-helix repeat-containing protein produces the protein MINKHSSLIFLLLAAILLGGCFTKKTTQAVQYTEEEAIPYKIAVLPAEYIKHAENSTEHKSVLVLDDDRLFVADITRAAITNQLAGKGFMPLQKDVVDNTLAELGRDDGWRKMSDVELCKQLNADGIVKTDIYSADMIKAVAFDLFQLDAEVMMYNAAGTLVGKWRDSASKRRISVPTGVIGLAGTIVEEVFSDPIRRQMRMVVYDWAWNMAQVLPDCPKGPKLPEVIAVDTNVDNLLFGVGRRVAVRVDAEPGLKCSFSIGDFKKDIPLPQVSQGVYEGFYVVAEGDKAANEPLMVKMRKANGVDRLWIESGSLISLDGVLPPILETIEYQTGRDGVKLSWLVPSATDLEEFVVEKGNDPVGEFETVARIKTPEFVDTDVMQGTAVFYRVRIKDKAGNLSPLNGIHKVVMPQFDERELFGELSGMLVKGNYRIGFPVTVPEGSKFTIQSGTKIRFDNKGRIDVFGELESIGDISAPVRLESNSTLGIKVMSGGKALFSQCEFSGFSKAVTSAGGYTEIRSSSFGGGEYAVAVTETGNYDFKGLRVSGARQGLVLSAGNGSVVRSSITNCTQGIYFKGGSVEIKDNNIFDNERNIVAAGKLVVSGNYFGSASIEKLKLEGDVLVKSILDAPYPHGRKVVLIDDKEITPELREQKFAELKTLGVNAFHSQHYGDAYQALIQAVKMKDDRDIYLYLSYTLLALGDDVALSEILDEGISKFPYDVRLHQLNVRYLLNKGDIKQARQVLEKALLLSPADSNLLYMKDYLDHLAVPTESAPTDNDEEKASEDKIKDKNDEK, from the coding sequence ATGATTAACAAGCACAGTTCCTTAATCTTTTTGTTGCTGGCAGCAATTCTGCTGGGTGGTTGTTTTACCAAGAAGACCACTCAAGCCGTACAGTATACCGAGGAAGAGGCCATTCCGTATAAGATAGCGGTGTTGCCTGCTGAGTACATCAAACATGCTGAGAACTCCACAGAACATAAATCCGTTCTTGTGCTTGATGATGATCGTTTGTTTGTTGCGGATATTACCCGTGCTGCAATCACTAATCAGTTGGCCGGTAAGGGCTTTATGCCCTTGCAGAAGGATGTGGTGGATAACACCCTCGCTGAACTGGGCAGAGATGACGGCTGGCGTAAGATGAGTGATGTGGAGCTTTGTAAGCAGCTTAATGCGGACGGCATCGTAAAGACGGATATTTACAGTGCGGATATGATCAAGGCTGTGGCTTTTGATCTTTTTCAGCTGGATGCGGAAGTTATGATGTATAACGCTGCCGGAACTCTGGTCGGTAAATGGCGCGACAGTGCCTCAAAGCGCAGGATTTCCGTCCCTACCGGGGTGATAGGTCTTGCCGGGACCATTGTGGAGGAAGTCTTTTCCGATCCTATCAGGCGCCAGATGCGTATGGTTGTTTATGATTGGGCATGGAATATGGCGCAAGTACTGCCGGATTGTCCCAAGGGGCCCAAGCTTCCGGAGGTTATCGCAGTTGATACCAACGTGGATAATCTGCTTTTCGGCGTAGGGCGGAGGGTAGCGGTACGTGTTGATGCTGAGCCGGGTTTGAAGTGTTCTTTCAGTATTGGTGATTTCAAGAAAGATATACCGCTGCCGCAGGTTTCGCAGGGAGTTTACGAAGGCTTTTATGTTGTCGCTGAGGGAGATAAAGCTGCTAATGAACCTTTGATGGTTAAAATGCGTAAGGCTAACGGTGTGGACAGGCTTTGGATTGAATCCGGTTCACTTATCTCCCTTGATGGCGTGCTTCCCCCGATTTTGGAAACAATAGAATATCAGACCGGGCGTGACGGAGTTAAGCTTAGCTGGCTGGTCCCTTCTGCCACTGATCTCGAAGAATTTGTTGTTGAAAAGGGAAATGATCCGGTTGGTGAATTTGAAACTGTTGCCCGGATTAAGACTCCTGAATTTGTTGATACTGATGTGATGCAGGGAACAGCTGTGTTTTATCGGGTACGCATCAAGGATAAAGCTGGAAACCTCTCTCCCCTAAATGGAATTCATAAGGTTGTCATGCCCCAGTTTGATGAGCGTGAGCTTTTCGGTGAACTGAGCGGAATGTTGGTTAAGGGCAATTACCGCATCGGATTTCCGGTGACGGTTCCTGAAGGCTCTAAATTTACCATTCAGTCAGGGACGAAGATACGTTTTGATAACAAGGGCCGAATTGATGTCTTCGGCGAATTAGAATCCATTGGTGATATCAGTGCTCCTGTGCGTCTGGAATCTAATTCCACTTTGGGTATAAAAGTTATGTCCGGTGGCAAGGCTTTGTTCTCCCAGTGTGAATTCAGCGGGTTCAGCAAGGCGGTCACTTCTGCCGGCGGATATACTGAAATCCGCTCCTCTTCATTCGGTGGTGGAGAATATGCTGTTGCGGTGACTGAAACAGGTAATTACGATTTCAAGGGATTACGTGTTTCCGGAGCGCGGCAGGGGTTGGTGCTCAGTGCCGGGAACGGTTCCGTGGTCCGTTCAAGTATAACCAATTGTACGCAGGGAATTTATTTCAAAGGTGGAAGTGTAGAGATCAAGGACAACAATATTTTTGATAATGAGCGCAATATCGTAGCCGCAGGCAAGCTTGTGGTCAGTGGCAATTATTTCGGATCGGCTTCGATTGAGAAATTGAAGCTGGAGGGGGATGTTCTTGTAAAATCGATCCTTGATGCACCGTACCCGCATGGGCGCAAGGTAGTGCTTATTGACGATAAGGAAATCACCCCGGAATTGCGTGAGCAAAAATTTGCCGAACTTAAGACATTGGGAGTGAATGCATTTCATAGCCAGCATTACGGAGATGCTTATCAGGCTTTGATTCAGGCGGTTAAGATGAAGGATGACCGTGATATCTACCTTTATCTTTCCTACACCTTGTTGGCTCTGGGAGATGATGTGGCCTTATCCGAAATTTTGGATGAAGGTATTTCAAAGTTTCCCTATGATGTTCGGCTGCACCAGCTCAATGTGCGCTATCTTTTGAATAAGGGTGATATCAAGCAGGCAAGGCAAGTCTTGGAAAAAGCGTTACTGCTCAGTCCGGCGGACAGCAACCTGCTTTATATGAAGGATTACCTTGATCATCTTGCGGTCCCGACTGAGTCCGCACCGACCGATAATGACGAAGAAAAAGCAAGCGAAGATAAAATTAAGGATAAAAATGATGAAAAATAA